The following are encoded in a window of Bacillus sp. SORGH_AS_0510 genomic DNA:
- a CDS encoding YpzG family protein — MSYRDHLDQHSELFHHTNTRPKRQKSQVNGETQLTQNAIILRSNAKAHRW; from the coding sequence ATGAGCTACAGAGATCATTTAGATCAACACTCAGAGCTTTTCCATCACACAAACACTAGGCCGAAACGCCAAAAATCACAGGTGAATGGAGAAACTCAATTAACTCAAAACGCGATCATCTTAAGGAGTAATGCCAAAGCACACCGCTGGTAA
- a CDS encoding GNAT family N-acetyltransferase — MYEAFTIRDANMSDLPIIVDIYNSTISGRMVTADLEPVSIESRIQWFHEHSPSFRPLWVVENQGTICGWVSFQSFYGRPAYNATAEVSIYIHQDFRGKKLGKYLIQKAIDACPSLGIKTLLGFIFGHNEPSIKLFNSFGFEKWAHLPNVAELDGMERDLIILGKRIN; from the coding sequence ATGTACGAAGCTTTCACAATAAGAGATGCAAACATGAGTGATTTACCAATCATCGTTGATATATATAATTCAACTATTTCTGGCAGAATGGTTACCGCTGACCTTGAGCCGGTTTCGATCGAAAGCCGAATACAATGGTTTCACGAACACTCCCCTTCCTTTCGTCCACTTTGGGTTGTGGAAAATCAAGGGACTATTTGTGGGTGGGTAAGCTTTCAATCGTTTTATGGCAGGCCTGCATACAATGCAACTGCCGAGGTCAGTATTTATATCCACCAGGATTTTCGTGGAAAGAAACTCGGCAAATATTTAATCCAAAAAGCCATTGATGCATGTCCATCCCTCGGAATTAAAACACTGCTTGGTTTTATCTTCGGACATAATGAACCCAGCATTAAACTTTTTAACAGCTTTGGTTTTGAAAAATGGGCTCATCTCCCAAACGTTGCAGAATTAGACGGAATGGAAAGAGATTTGATTATACTTGGCAAAAGAATTAACTAA
- a CDS encoding YpbS family protein yields MSVHKAITEHVNKQNHKINQFLLLDQQRELYIDEALLLCKQGKEFTTDKINEVTNQINILAKQGIIPFRKLVTNEMVKEYALRS; encoded by the coding sequence ATGAGTGTACATAAAGCAATTACAGAACATGTAAATAAGCAAAACCATAAGATTAACCAATTTCTGCTGCTTGATCAGCAAAGAGAACTGTATATCGATGAAGCATTATTATTATGTAAACAGGGAAAAGAGTTTACTACCGATAAAATTAACGAGGTAACCAATCAAATCAATATATTAGCAAAACAAGGAATCATCCCCTTTCGAAAGCTAGTAACTAACGAAATGGTCAAAGAATATGCACTAAGGTCCTAA
- a CDS encoding PAS domain S-box protein: protein MQKQKLKLVLYYFIGSLIWIYGSNYLIEKFVPTSLIWIVERSKEVLYLLITGSFIYFFINKNNELNESREDQKRLSTLINSMVDFVNFKDGEGRWIEANDFGLQLFQLEHVDYRGKKDSELAEYSDFYADALRYCEISDEEAWENGEITRIEEVLPVPDGSTKTFDTIKVPLFNSDGSRQGLVIIGRDITERKKMARELVLSQQQYQSLFEYSPDIVYLMDIEGNITNLNPIFEKITGYKRERAIGRNSITLLPEKYRKYMKNFISSVVDEVKPVMYEVEVPHANGEMIILQCTSLPINIDGVITGIIGYGRDVTALRKTEERLRRTEKLSVVGELSASVAHEIRNPLTSLKGFVQLLQMEDNNYQNYYQIMLDELDRINHIVGELLLLAKPQALKITNADIHKLLNDVISLLSTEASMYNIRIQSHYPKEPLFIECEPNQLKQLFINIIKNAIEASPQGEVVSIGLEKIEDKILITVKDSGCGISKERLEKLGEPFYSSKEKGTGLGLTVSYKIVQSHKGTIHFDSQKNTGTTVSVLLPIEQ from the coding sequence ATGCAGAAACAAAAGCTTAAACTTGTCCTTTACTATTTCATAGGTAGTTTAATTTGGATTTATGGTTCAAATTATCTTATTGAAAAGTTTGTTCCGACATCATTAATTTGGATCGTTGAAAGATCAAAAGAGGTTCTTTATTTACTTATTACTGGAAGCTTTATATATTTCTTTATTAACAAAAACAATGAACTGAACGAATCCAGGGAAGACCAAAAGCGTTTATCTACCTTAATTAACTCAATGGTTGATTTTGTAAACTTTAAGGATGGCGAAGGCCGCTGGATAGAAGCAAATGATTTTGGCTTGCAGCTATTCCAACTTGAACATGTAGATTATCGCGGGAAAAAGGATTCCGAGTTAGCCGAGTATTCAGACTTTTATGCAGACGCTCTAAGATACTGTGAAATTTCAGACGAAGAAGCATGGGAAAACGGTGAAATTACTCGTATTGAAGAAGTGCTGCCCGTCCCAGACGGTTCAACTAAAACATTTGATACCATTAAGGTTCCCCTCTTTAATTCAGATGGAAGCCGACAAGGCTTGGTCATTATTGGCCGTGATATTACAGAAAGAAAGAAGATGGCTAGGGAATTGGTGCTAAGCCAACAGCAATACCAGTCATTATTTGAATACAGTCCTGATATTGTTTATTTGATGGATATAGAGGGAAATATTACGAATTTAAATCCAATTTTCGAAAAGATAACCGGGTATAAACGGGAACGAGCCATCGGGAGGAACTCCATTACATTATTACCTGAAAAATACCGAAAGTATATGAAAAATTTTATATCCTCTGTAGTTGATGAAGTGAAACCCGTGATGTACGAAGTTGAGGTTCCACATGCCAACGGTGAAATGATTATCCTACAATGCACCTCCCTGCCTATTAATATTGATGGAGTTATTACAGGTATTATTGGCTATGGACGAGATGTAACTGCTCTAAGAAAAACCGAAGAACGGTTAAGGAGAACTGAAAAACTATCTGTCGTTGGTGAATTATCCGCCAGCGTTGCCCATGAAATTAGGAATCCACTGACATCATTAAAAGGCTTTGTTCAACTTTTACAAATGGAAGATAATAATTATCAAAATTACTATCAAATCATGTTAGACGAACTTGACCGCATCAATCATATTGTCGGTGAACTTTTGCTTTTGGCAAAGCCACAGGCTCTTAAGATAACAAATGCTGATATTCATAAACTTTTAAATGATGTGATTTCTTTATTAAGTACGGAAGCGAGTATGTATAATATTCGAATTCAATCTCATTATCCAAAAGAACCTCTTTTCATAGAGTGTGAGCCAAACCAATTAAAGCAATTGTTTATTAATATTATTAAAAATGCAATAGAAGCGTCACCACAGGGAGAAGTGGTGTCCATTGGACTCGAAAAAATAGAAGATAAGATCCTCATTACGGTCAAGGACAGTGGCTGCGGCATCTCAAAAGAACGGTTAGAAAAACTCGGGGAACCTTTTTATTCATCCAAGGAAAAAGGGACAGGTTTAGGATTAACAGTTAGCTATAAGATTGTTCAATCACATAAAGGAACCATTCATTTTGATAGTCAGAAAAATACCGGCACAACTGTAAGCGTGCTTCTTCCAATAGAACAATAA
- a CDS encoding GerAB/ArcD/ProY family transporter codes for MEKAKIKASQLFVLIVLFEMGSAILVGLGAQAKQDAWITILFGLAGGLGLFLIYYRLFLYYQDLPLTSYVQKIAGKWIGKGIGFLYIIYFLYCASRVLRDFGELLTSTIYTNTPLIVINCLMIVTIIYAIHKGFEVIARVGELFFMVIYFMAVVGFMLVMFSGLIHLENLRPILENGFKPILKTFLGETLTFPFGEMVVFTMLLPYINDSKKVKLVCMGGMILSGINITITAIINIAALGTELFVRANFPLLTTISKIRIAEFIERLDVFFMLYLIVGGFFKITIFFYAGVAGTADIFKFDNLRVLSLPLGAFVLFASVTIASNYAEHIKEGLQIVPIFLHWPFQIIIPSMLLVIAFFRNRKKKTQQ; via the coding sequence ATGGAAAAGGCAAAAATAAAGGCCTCACAATTATTTGTGCTTATCGTTCTGTTTGAAATGGGGAGTGCCATCCTGGTCGGTCTTGGAGCGCAAGCGAAACAAGATGCATGGATTACTATTTTGTTTGGCTTAGCTGGTGGATTAGGTCTGTTCCTTATTTACTATCGATTATTTCTCTACTATCAAGATCTCCCTCTAACCAGCTATGTACAAAAAATTGCAGGGAAATGGATTGGTAAAGGAATTGGCTTTCTCTATATTATCTATTTCCTTTATTGTGCATCGAGAGTACTGCGCGACTTTGGCGAACTGCTAACGTCTACTATTTATACCAATACACCTCTAATTGTAATCAATTGCCTAATGATTGTAACCATTATTTATGCTATACATAAGGGGTTTGAAGTAATCGCTAGAGTAGGCGAACTGTTTTTTATGGTTATATATTTTATGGCAGTTGTTGGATTTATGCTTGTTATGTTTTCTGGATTAATTCATTTAGAGAACCTTAGACCCATTCTAGAAAATGGATTTAAGCCCATTCTAAAGACATTTCTTGGGGAAACGCTCACATTCCCATTTGGAGAAATGGTCGTATTTACGATGTTACTTCCTTACATTAATGATTCGAAAAAGGTAAAACTTGTTTGTATGGGTGGGATGATATTAAGTGGAATCAATATTACAATTACAGCGATAATTAATATTGCCGCACTTGGAACGGAGCTTTTTGTAAGAGCTAATTTCCCCTTGTTAACAACCATTAGCAAAATACGTATAGCTGAATTTATTGAAAGACTTGATGTGTTTTTTATGCTTTATTTGATCGTTGGAGGTTTCTTTAAAATTACGATATTTTTCTACGCAGGAGTTGCGGGGACAGCAGATATCTTTAAATTTGATAACCTACGAGTGCTAAGTTTACCACTTGGAGCCTTTGTCCTATTTGCTTCTGTAACAATTGCTTCAAACTATGCTGAACATATTAAGGAAGGCCTTCAAATTGTGCCTATTTTTTTACATTGGCCGTTCCAAATTATCATTCCAAGCATGCTTCTCGTTATTGCATTTTTTCGTAATCGGAAAAAGAAAACCCAACAATAA
- a CDS encoding Ger(x)C family spore germination protein, with translation MKKTLVSLIVICMIIPFLSGCWNQKELTDLAFVMAMGIDKGKHQRFDVSFQLVNPANISAGQTGGGQGLPIAVYRSSGDTITEAARNATKKVSRRLYYAHTNVVVISEAVAKESLLYVLDALDRDPEFRTTTELVIARGSKAEDIVTTLTILDRLPVTKITKQLKASEAMLGENSSYNIDDFLSGLLSKGKQPIANGYRLTGEKAMARKAENIQKTTTDAFLQADGLAVFNKGKLKGWINHEKARGIMWILDKVKSTDINVPWEGKKNALVIAPIRSKTKVSVRIVSEKPIIHVKIENEGWISEANTAVDLDNPEVIYKIEKLVEKEITKEIYASIKEAQKLKTDILGFGEKVHIANPKLWKKLQGNWDEEFANLQVKVHVDSYIRRQGIRTKPFWSNMQK, from the coding sequence ATGAAAAAAACATTAGTCTCCCTTATAGTAATTTGCATGATTATTCCCTTTCTTAGTGGTTGCTGGAATCAAAAAGAATTGACCGATCTGGCTTTTGTAATGGCAATGGGGATTGACAAAGGTAAACATCAAAGGTTTGACGTGTCATTCCAACTTGTTAATCCTGCTAATATTTCAGCTGGTCAAACAGGAGGTGGGCAGGGTCTACCTATCGCTGTTTATCGAAGTTCTGGAGATACGATAACTGAAGCTGCCAGAAATGCGACCAAAAAGGTATCCAGACGGCTTTATTATGCCCACACCAATGTAGTGGTGATTAGTGAAGCAGTAGCAAAAGAAAGTCTGCTTTATGTGTTGGATGCGTTAGATAGGGACCCTGAATTCCGTACAACAACTGAATTAGTTATTGCTAGAGGGTCGAAGGCAGAAGATATTGTAACGACTTTAACTATTTTAGATCGACTTCCAGTTACTAAAATTACGAAACAACTTAAGGCATCGGAAGCAATGTTAGGTGAAAATTCAAGCTACAATATTGATGATTTTCTTTCTGGGTTACTTAGTAAAGGCAAACAGCCCATTGCAAATGGGTATCGACTTACTGGTGAGAAGGCAATGGCAAGAAAGGCGGAAAATATCCAAAAAACAACTACCGATGCCTTTCTACAGGCGGATGGTTTGGCTGTTTTTAATAAGGGAAAATTGAAAGGCTGGATCAACCATGAAAAAGCTAGAGGTATTATGTGGATTTTAGATAAAGTAAAAAGCACGGACATAAATGTGCCGTGGGAGGGAAAGAAAAATGCACTCGTTATTGCCCCCATTCGCTCGAAAACGAAAGTTTCCGTTCGCATCGTCAGTGAAAAACCGATTATCCATGTGAAAATTGAAAATGAAGGATGGATCAGCGAGGCAAATACAGCGGTAGATTTAGATAACCCCGAAGTAATTTATAAAATAGAGAAGTTAGTTGAAAAGGAAATAACAAAGGAAATTTATGCATCCATAAAGGAAGCTCAAAAGTTAAAAACGGATATTCTGGGCTTTGGAGAAAAGGTTCATATTGCAAATCCTAAGTTGTGGAAAAAATTACAAGGTAACTGGGATGAAGAATTTGCAAATTTACAAGTAAAAGTCCATGTAGATTCTTATATTCGCAGGCAGGGAATCCGCACAAAACCGTTCTGGTCGAATATGCAGAAATAG
- a CDS encoding spore germination protein — MLKKKQKKRQNDNYRQQEDPLKPEDLPLHREYKDNISRIKEEFGKSADIIIREFKIGTYKGALVYVDGLADSNAISDFILESFMESVLPLERIDIFQYVIDKAVALGSILTVENWNQVYDNLLSGNTVIFLEGHNQAVSAETKGWEKRAVSEPSTQLAIRGPKDSFTETLRTNTALIRRRIKSPNLWMESMKIGTVTQTDIAIMYIKGIANEKIIKEIKERLKRIDIDGIIASGYIEQLIEDQTWTTFPTTFHTERPDVVSSHLLEGRIAIVIDGTPFVLTAPAIFIQFFQAPDDYYSRFDISTGIRLLRILAFLIALVGPATYIAATTFHQEMIPTTMAIAIASQRENVPFPAFVEALIMEVTFEILREAGLRLPRAVGQAVSIVGALVIGQAAVQAGFVSPVMVIVVSITAIANFSTPIFAMAVAARLLRFVLMGLATILGFYGMMLGLMFMAIHLCSLRSFGVPYMMPIAPFSIRNQQDVFLRFPIWAFKNRPQFISQGNVVRTGENQKPSPPQPHEQQDQANKGEES, encoded by the coding sequence ATGTTGAAGAAGAAGCAAAAAAAGAGACAGAATGATAATTATAGACAGCAGGAAGATCCACTTAAACCAGAGGATTTGCCGTTACATAGGGAATATAAAGATAATATTTCACGGATAAAAGAAGAGTTCGGAAAAAGCGCTGATATTATTATTCGTGAATTTAAAATAGGCACCTATAAAGGGGCATTGGTTTATGTTGATGGATTAGCAGACAGTAATGCCATTAGTGACTTTATTTTAGAATCATTTATGGAAAGTGTACTCCCACTTGAACGTATTGATATTTTTCAATATGTCATAGATAAAGCTGTTGCTTTAGGCAGTATTTTAACAGTCGAAAATTGGAACCAGGTCTATGATAATCTGCTATCTGGGAATACGGTCATTTTTTTAGAAGGGCATAATCAGGCGGTCAGTGCGGAGACGAAAGGGTGGGAAAAACGGGCAGTATCGGAACCATCCACTCAACTCGCAATTCGAGGACCGAAGGATTCGTTCACTGAAACACTTCGGACTAATACAGCTTTAATACGAAGAAGGATTAAAAGCCCTAATTTATGGATGGAATCGATGAAAATCGGTACAGTGACGCAAACAGACATTGCAATTATGTATATTAAAGGAATTGCGAACGAGAAAATTATAAAAGAAATTAAGGAACGATTAAAACGGATTGATATTGACGGCATCATCGCCTCAGGCTATATTGAACAATTAATTGAAGATCAGACTTGGACCACCTTTCCAACCACCTTTCATACGGAAAGGCCAGATGTAGTGTCTTCACATTTGCTTGAAGGGCGGATTGCCATTGTAATTGATGGAACGCCATTCGTATTAACTGCACCAGCCATATTTATTCAGTTCTTTCAGGCGCCAGATGACTATTATTCACGGTTTGATATCTCTACAGGCATTCGGTTATTAAGAATACTGGCATTTTTAATTGCATTGGTTGGACCAGCAACATATATTGCAGCTACAACTTTCCATCAAGAAATGATTCCAACTACAATGGCAATCGCGATTGCTTCTCAAAGGGAAAATGTCCCTTTTCCGGCGTTTGTAGAAGCTTTAATTATGGAAGTAACTTTCGAAATTCTAAGAGAGGCAGGTCTAAGACTGCCGCGTGCGGTAGGTCAGGCCGTTTCTATTGTTGGAGCTCTTGTAATCGGACAGGCAGCTGTTCAAGCAGGTTTCGTATCACCAGTTATGGTCATCGTGGTATCAATCACAGCCATTGCCAATTTTTCAACCCCTATCTTTGCGATGGCGGTTGCAGCAAGATTGCTTCGATTTGTGCTAATGGGATTAGCAACGATTTTAGGTTTTTACGGAATGATGCTTGGGCTTATGTTTATGGCCATACATTTATGTTCGCTCCGTTCGTTTGGCGTTCCTTACATGATGCCTATCGCGCCATTTAGCATACGTAATCAGCAAGACGTGTTTCTTCGTTTTCCTATATGGGCGTTTAAAAACAGGCCACAATTTATTAGTCAAGGAAATGTCGTTCGGACGGGGGAAAATCAAAAGCCAAGTCCGCCGCAACCACATGAACAACAGGATCAAGCAAATAAAGGTGAGGAGTCATGA
- a CDS encoding aldo/keto reductase family protein, producing the protein MEYRRLGNTGLKVSEISLGSWLTYGGYVEEQNAAASIDKAYDLGINFFDTANVYMRGEAEVVVGKALKKYVRDSYVLATKVFWPMGDGPNDRGLSRKHVIEQCNASLKRLNTDYVDIYYCHRFDPETPLEETLRAMDDLVRQGKVLYLGVSEWTAEQITEAVHLADKKLLDRIVVNQPQYSMLQRYIEKEVLPVSEKHGIGQVVWSPLAQGVLTGKYKKGEKAPAGSRAAQEKYNGLFGLLTDENLDKVELLKEVAADNNLTLANLALAWILRQENVASALVGASRPEQIEENVKASGVKLNVETLAWIEDILR; encoded by the coding sequence ATGGAATATCGGCGATTAGGAAATACCGGTTTAAAGGTTAGTGAAATTAGTTTAGGAAGCTGGCTTACATATGGAGGCTATGTCGAAGAGCAAAATGCAGCTGCATCAATTGACAAAGCCTACGATTTAGGAATTAACTTTTTTGATACAGCCAATGTATATATGCGTGGAGAAGCTGAAGTTGTAGTAGGTAAAGCATTAAAGAAGTATGTTCGTGATTCATATGTTCTTGCTACTAAAGTATTTTGGCCAATGGGCGATGGTCCGAATGATCGTGGACTTTCTCGTAAGCATGTCATTGAACAATGTAACGCGAGTTTAAAGCGACTCAATACAGACTATGTTGATATTTATTATTGCCACCGCTTTGATCCAGAAACACCACTAGAAGAAACATTACGCGCGATGGATGACCTAGTTCGCCAAGGAAAGGTGTTGTATTTAGGTGTCAGTGAGTGGACTGCAGAGCAAATAACAGAGGCAGTTCATCTCGCAGATAAAAAACTTCTTGACCGTATTGTTGTAAATCAGCCTCAATACAGCATGTTGCAGCGTTATATTGAAAAAGAAGTCCTTCCTGTAAGTGAAAAGCATGGAATTGGGCAGGTTGTCTGGTCTCCGCTAGCGCAGGGTGTATTAACTGGAAAATATAAAAAAGGTGAAAAGGCCCCTGCAGGAAGTCGAGCAGCACAGGAAAAATATAATGGTCTTTTCGGTTTATTAACGGATGAGAACCTTGATAAGGTAGAGCTATTAAAAGAGGTAGCCGCTGATAACAATCTAACGCTAGCCAATTTGGCTCTTGCATGGATCCTTAGACAGGAAAACGTGGCAAGTGCACTTGTAGGTGCAAGCCGTCCGGAGCAGATCGAAGAAAATGTAAAAGCATCTGGTGTGAAATTAAATGTAGAAACGCTTGCATGGATTGAGGATATTTTACGATAA
- a CDS encoding MFS transporter, which yields MKTVKNYVGQFHPIVWVLTVGTVLSRGSAFMTLPFLSIYLSRHMDLSPIIIGITVGMSPLMGTVGGFIGGHLSDRFGRKPVMLFALFTVALVYFGFTLATGQVWFILLNALNGLSNSFFEPTAQALMADVTDKEKRMKVYSLRYTAMNIGASVGPLIGAYLATTSAKLSFGITGTIYLVYAIVLVFFLQKLVIPKVTHNKKDVSFGTAFRIVKTDKALRYLIIGIILVNMGYVQVDSNLPQILEGTVENGVVIFSILLTINAVMVVFLQMPISHVAEKFRLMQVMVIGAIFMASGLFCFSFVNGWVTAIVAIVLLTIGEILIFPSNSMMIDQLAPEHLRGTYFGAAQFRKIGNFLGPIVGGYLLSHFHGQIMFWTIATLTLGSIIFFSIGNKSYINTSAKSVGETV from the coding sequence ATGAAAACAGTGAAAAACTACGTGGGTCAATTTCATCCGATTGTGTGGGTATTAACCGTTGGGACTGTTTTATCAAGAGGTTCTGCATTCATGACATTGCCCTTTCTATCTATCTATTTATCAAGGCACATGGATCTCTCACCCATTATTATCGGCATAACTGTCGGAATGAGTCCCTTAATGGGTACGGTGGGGGGATTTATTGGTGGCCACTTATCCGACCGGTTTGGGAGAAAGCCTGTCATGCTCTTTGCGTTGTTTACGGTAGCTCTAGTTTATTTTGGGTTTACACTTGCTACTGGACAAGTGTGGTTTATTCTTTTAAATGCATTAAATGGGCTTAGCAATTCTTTCTTTGAACCAACCGCTCAAGCCTTAATGGCTGATGTGACTGACAAGGAAAAGAGAATGAAGGTCTACTCCTTACGTTATACAGCAATGAACATCGGAGCATCCGTGGGGCCACTGATTGGTGCGTATTTAGCTACTACATCAGCGAAATTATCGTTTGGCATAACAGGGACGATCTATTTGGTATATGCAATCGTTTTGGTTTTCTTCCTACAAAAACTTGTAATCCCAAAAGTCACTCATAATAAAAAGGATGTATCTTTTGGTACAGCCTTTAGAATCGTAAAAACGGATAAGGCTTTAAGATACTTAATTATTGGGATTATCCTAGTCAACATGGGATATGTTCAAGTGGACTCCAACCTTCCGCAAATCTTAGAAGGTACAGTGGAGAATGGCGTGGTTATCTTTTCCATTCTTCTTACCATTAATGCGGTAATGGTGGTATTCCTGCAGATGCCGATTAGTCATGTTGCGGAGAAATTCAGATTAATGCAAGTAATGGTGATTGGAGCTATATTTATGGCATCGGGTTTATTTTGTTTTAGCTTCGTGAATGGCTGGGTTACTGCTATTGTGGCGATCGTTTTACTAACCATCGGTGAAATTTTAATTTTCCCATCCAATAGCATGATGATCGACCAACTTGCACCAGAACATCTTCGGGGAACGTACTTTGGTGCTGCACAATTTAGGAAAATTGGAAACTTCCTTGGACCAATTGTTGGAGGGTACCTGTTAAGCCATTTTCACGGTCAGATCATGTTTTGGACCATAGCTACATTAACCCTCGGCAGCATTATTTTCTTTTCGATCGGCAACAAGTCTTATATAAATACCTCTGCAAAATCCGTCGGAGAAACGGTCTAG